Proteins encoded together in one Bos indicus x Bos taurus breed Angus x Brahman F1 hybrid chromosome 28, Bos_hybrid_MaternalHap_v2.0, whole genome shotgun sequence window:
- the OGDHL gene encoding 2-oxoglutarate dehydrogenase-like, mitochondrial isoform X1 — translation MSQLRLLPSRLGTQASRLLAPHGVQRFSWCSRSSGPLAPFASSRAGGGSSYMEEMYFAWLENPQSVHKSWDSFFRKASEEASYSLAQPQPLSVVSEKRLAASSRTKTSKLVEDHLAVQSLIRAYQIRGHHVAQLDPLGILDADLDSFVPSDLITTVDKLAFYDLQEADLDKEFQLPTTTFIGGSENTLSLREIIRRLESTYCQHIGLEFMFINDVEQCQWIRQKFESPGVMQFSSEEKRTLLARLVRSMRFEDFLARKWSSEKRFGLEGCEVMIPALKTIIDKSSEMGIENVILGMPHRGRLNVLANVIRKDLEQIFCQFDPKLEAADEGSGDVKYHLGMYHERINRVTNRNITLSLVANPSHLEAVDPVVQGKTKAEQFYRGDAQGKKVMSILVHGDAAFAGQGVVYETFHLSDLPSYTTNGTVHVVVNNQIGFTTDPRMARSSPYPTDVARVVNAPIFHVNADDPEAVIYVCSVAAEWRNTFNKDVVVDLVCYRRRGHNEMDEPMFTQPLMYKQIHRQVPVLKKYADKLIAEGTVTLQEFEEEIAKYDRICEEAYGKSKDKKILHIKHWLDSPWPGFFNMDGEPKSMTCPATGVPEDTLTHIGEVASSVPLEDFKIHVGLSRILRGRADMTRKRTVDWALAEYMAFGSLLKEGIHVRLSGQDVERGTFSHRHHVLHDQDIDRRTCVPMNHLWPDQAPYTVCNSSLSEYGVLGFELGYAMASPNALVLWEAQFGDFHNTAQCIIDQFISTGQAKWVRHNGIVLLLPHGMEGMGPEHSSARPERFLQMSNDDSDAYPAFTQDFEVRQLYDCNWIVVNCSTPASYFHVLRRQILLPFRKPLIIFTPKSLLRHPEAKSSFDQMVSGTSFQRVIPEDGAAARAPGQVRRLIFCTGKVFYDLVKERSSQGLDELVAITRLEQISPFPFDLIKREAEKYPGVELVWCQEEHKNMGYYDYISPRFMTVLGRARPVWYVGRDPAAAPATGNRNTHLVSLKKFLDTAFNLQAFEGKTF, via the exons ATGAGTCAGCTGAGGCTGCTGCCATCCCGGCTTGGGACACAGGCCTCAAGGCTCCTGGCCCCACATGGAGTCCAGAGGTTCAGCTGGTGCAGCAGGTCATCTGGGCCACTAGCTCCCTTCGCAAGCAGCAGAGCTGGAGGTGGTTCCAGTTATATGGAGGAGATGTACTTCGCCTGGTTGGAAAACCCCCAGAGTGTTCACAAG TCCTGGGACAGCTTCTTCCGGAAAGCCAGTGAGGAAGCCTCTTACAGCCTGGCTCAGCCCCAGCCCCTTTCTGTCGTCTCTGAAAAGAGACTGGCAGCATCCAGCCGGACCAAGACTAGTAAACTGGTGGAAGACCACCTGGCTGTGCAGTCCCTGATCCGGGCCTACCAG ATCCGGGGCCACCATGTGGCCCAGCTGGACCCCCTGGGCATCCTGGATGCGGACCTGGACTCCTTCGTGCCCTCAGACTTAATCACCACCGTCGATAAACTCG CCTTCTACGACCTGCAGGAGGCTGATCTGGATAAGGAGTTCCAGCTGCCCACAACCACTTTTATTGGAGGCTCCGAAAACACCCTTTCTCTGCGGGAGATCATAAGGCGCCTGGAG AGCACATACTGCCAGCACATTGGTCTGGAGTTCATGTTCATCAACGATGTTGAGCAGTGCCAGTGGATCCGGCAGAAGTTCGAGAGCCCGGGCGTGATGCAGTTCTCCAGCGAGGAGAAGCGGACCCTGCTAGCCCGGCTAGTGCGCTCCATGAG GTTTGAAGACTTCCTGGCCAGGAAGTGGTCTTCAGAGAAGCGGTTTGGCCTGGAGGGCTGTGAGGTCATGATCCCGGCCCTGAAGACTATCATCGACAAATCCAGTGAGATGGGGATCGAGAACGTCATCCTGGGGATGCCCCACAG GGGCAGGCTGAATGTGCTGGCCAACGTTATTCGCAAGGACCTGGAGCAGATCTTCTGCCAGTTTGATCCCAAGCTGGAGGCGGCGGATGAG GGTTCCGGAGATGTCAAATATCACCTCGGCATGTACCACGAGCGGATCAATCGTGTCACGAACAGGAATATCACTCTGTCGCTCGTGGCCAACCCCTCCCACCTGGAAGCTGTGGACCCCGTGGTGCAGGGGAAGACGAAGGCGGAGCAGTTCTACCGCGGGGACGCCCAGGGCAAGAAG GTCATGTCCATCCTGGTCCACGGGGATGCCGCCTTTGCTGGCCAGGGCGTGGTCTATGAGACCTTCCACCTGAGCGATCTGCCCTCTTACACCACCAACGGTACCGTGCATGTTGTCGTCAACAACCAG ATTGGCTTCACCACGGACCCCCGGATGGCCCGCTCCTCCCCGTACCCCACCGACGTGGCCCGCGTGGTCAATGCACCCATCTTCCATGTGAACGCAGACGACCCAGAGGCTGTGATATATGTGTGCAGCGTGGCAGCCGAGTGGAGGAACACCTTCAATAAAGACGTCGTGGTAGACCTG GTCTGTTACCGCCGGCGTGGCCACAACGAGATGGACGAGCCCATGTTCACGCAGCCTCTCATGTACAAGCAGATCCACAGACAGGTGCCCGTGCTGAAGAAGTACGCGGACAAGCTCATCGCTGAGGGCACGGTCACCCTGCAGGAGTTTGAG GAAGAAATCGCCAAATATGATCGGATCTGTGAGGAGGCGTATGGCAAGTCCAAGGATAAAAAAATCCTGCACATAAAGCACTGGCTTGACTCTCCCTGGCCTG GCTTCTTCAACATGGATGGGGAGCCCAAGAGCATGACGTGCCCAGCCACAGGTGTTCCTGAGGACACGCTGACCCACATTGGTGAAGTGGCCAGCTCTGTGCCCCTGGAGGACTTTAAGATCCACGTGG gcctcTCTCGAATCCTGCGGGGCCGTGCAGACATGACCAGGAAGAGGACGGTGGACTGGGCGCTGGCAGAGTACATGGCCTTCGGCTCCCTGCTCAAGGAGGGCATCCACGTGCGGCTCAGTGGGCAGGACGTGGAGAGGGGCACGTTCAG CCACCGGCACCACGTTCTCCACGATCAGGACATCGACCGGAGGACGTGTGTCCCGATGAACCACCTGTGGCCTGACCAGGCCCCCTACACCGTGTGCAACAGCTCCCTCTCGGAGTACGGAGTCCTGG GTTTCGAGCTGGGCTACGCCATGGCCAGCCCCAATGCCTTGGTCCTCTGGGAGGCTCAGTTTGGTGACTTCCACAACACGGCCCAGTGCATCATCGACCAGTTCATCAGCACGGGTCAGGCCAAGTGGGTGCGACACAATGGCATCGTGCTGCTGCTGCCCCATGGCATGGAGGGCATG GGCCCAGAGCACTCTTCAGCCAGGCCTGAGAGGTTCCTGCAGATGAGCAATGACGACTCAGATGCCTACCCT GCATTCACCCAGGACTTTGAGGTGAGACAGCTCTACGACTGCAACTGGATCGTGGTTAACTGCTCCACGCCGGCCAGTTACTTCCACGTGCTGCGCCGGCAGATCCTGCTGCCCTTCCGCAAGCCG CTGATCATCTTCACACCCAAATCTCTGCTGAGGCACCCAGAGGCCAAGTCCAGCTTTGACCAGATGGTATCTG GAACCAGTTTCCAGCGGGTGATTCCTGAGGATGGGGCTGCGGCGCGGGCTCCTGGGCAGGTGCGGCGGCTCATCTTCTGCACGGGCAAGGTGTTCTATGACCTGGTGAAGGAGCGGAGCAGCCAGGGCCTGGACGAGCTTGTGGCCATCACACGCCTGGAGCAG ATCTCTCCGTTTCCTTTCGACCTGATCAAGCGAGAGGCAGAGAAGTACCCGGGCGTGGAGCTGGTGTGGTGTCAGGAGGAGCACAAGAACATGGGCTACTACGACTACATCAGCCCCCGCTTCATGACCGTCCTGGGCCGGGCGCGGCCCGTATG gtATGTTGGCCGAGACCCAGCGGCTGCACCAGCCACGGGGAACAGGAACACTCATCTGGTGTCTCTGAAGAAGTTTCTGGATACTGCCTTCAATCTCCAGGCCTTTGAAGGCAAAACATTTTAG
- the OGDHL gene encoding 2-oxoglutarate dehydrogenase-like, mitochondrial isoform X3, with protein sequence MSQLRLLPSRLGTQASRLLAPHGVQRFSWCSRSSGPLAPFASSRAGGGSSYMEEMYFAWLENPQSVHKSWDSFFRKASEEASYSLAQPQPLSVVSEKRLAASSRTKTSKLVEDHLAVQSLIRAYQIRGHHVAQLDPLGILDADLDSFVPSDLITTVDKLAFYDLQEADLDKEFQLPTTTFIGGSENTLSLREIIRRLESTYCQHIGLEFMFINDVEQCQWIRQKFESPGVMQFSSEEKRTLLARLVRSMRFEDFLARKWSSEKRFGLEGCEVMIPALKTIIDKSSEMGIENVILGMPHRGRLNVLANVIRKDLEQIFCQFDPKLEAADEGSGDVKYHLGMYHERINRVTNRNITLSLVANPSHLEAVDPVVQGKTKAEQFYRGDAQGKKVMSILVHGDAAFAGQGVVYETFHLSDLPSYTTNGTVHVVVNNQIGFTTDPRMARSSPYPTDVARVVNAPIFHVNADDPEAVIYVCSVAAEWRNTFNKDVVVDLIHRQVPVLKKYADKLIAEGTVTLQEFEEEIAKYDRICEEAYGKSKDKKILHIKHWLDSPWPGFFNMDGEPKSMTCPATGVPEDTLTHIGEVASSVPLEDFKIHVGLSRILRGRADMTRKRTVDWALAEYMAFGSLLKEGIHVRLSGQDVERGTFSHRHHVLHDQDIDRRTCVPMNHLWPDQAPYTVCNSSLSEYGVLGFELGYAMASPNALVLWEAQFGDFHNTAQCIIDQFISTGQAKWVRHNGIVLLLPHGMEGMGPEHSSARPERFLQMSNDDSDAYPAFTQDFEVRQLYDCNWIVVNCSTPASYFHVLRRQILLPFRKPLIIFTPKSLLRHPEAKSSFDQMVSGTSFQRVIPEDGAAARAPGQVRRLIFCTGKVFYDLVKERSSQGLDELVAITRLEQISPFPFDLIKREAEKYPGVELVWCQEEHKNMGYYDYISPRFMTVLGRARPVWYVGRDPAAAPATGNRNTHLVSLKKFLDTAFNLQAFEGKTF encoded by the exons ATGAGTCAGCTGAGGCTGCTGCCATCCCGGCTTGGGACACAGGCCTCAAGGCTCCTGGCCCCACATGGAGTCCAGAGGTTCAGCTGGTGCAGCAGGTCATCTGGGCCACTAGCTCCCTTCGCAAGCAGCAGAGCTGGAGGTGGTTCCAGTTATATGGAGGAGATGTACTTCGCCTGGTTGGAAAACCCCCAGAGTGTTCACAAG TCCTGGGACAGCTTCTTCCGGAAAGCCAGTGAGGAAGCCTCTTACAGCCTGGCTCAGCCCCAGCCCCTTTCTGTCGTCTCTGAAAAGAGACTGGCAGCATCCAGCCGGACCAAGACTAGTAAACTGGTGGAAGACCACCTGGCTGTGCAGTCCCTGATCCGGGCCTACCAG ATCCGGGGCCACCATGTGGCCCAGCTGGACCCCCTGGGCATCCTGGATGCGGACCTGGACTCCTTCGTGCCCTCAGACTTAATCACCACCGTCGATAAACTCG CCTTCTACGACCTGCAGGAGGCTGATCTGGATAAGGAGTTCCAGCTGCCCACAACCACTTTTATTGGAGGCTCCGAAAACACCCTTTCTCTGCGGGAGATCATAAGGCGCCTGGAG AGCACATACTGCCAGCACATTGGTCTGGAGTTCATGTTCATCAACGATGTTGAGCAGTGCCAGTGGATCCGGCAGAAGTTCGAGAGCCCGGGCGTGATGCAGTTCTCCAGCGAGGAGAAGCGGACCCTGCTAGCCCGGCTAGTGCGCTCCATGAG GTTTGAAGACTTCCTGGCCAGGAAGTGGTCTTCAGAGAAGCGGTTTGGCCTGGAGGGCTGTGAGGTCATGATCCCGGCCCTGAAGACTATCATCGACAAATCCAGTGAGATGGGGATCGAGAACGTCATCCTGGGGATGCCCCACAG GGGCAGGCTGAATGTGCTGGCCAACGTTATTCGCAAGGACCTGGAGCAGATCTTCTGCCAGTTTGATCCCAAGCTGGAGGCGGCGGATGAG GGTTCCGGAGATGTCAAATATCACCTCGGCATGTACCACGAGCGGATCAATCGTGTCACGAACAGGAATATCACTCTGTCGCTCGTGGCCAACCCCTCCCACCTGGAAGCTGTGGACCCCGTGGTGCAGGGGAAGACGAAGGCGGAGCAGTTCTACCGCGGGGACGCCCAGGGCAAGAAG GTCATGTCCATCCTGGTCCACGGGGATGCCGCCTTTGCTGGCCAGGGCGTGGTCTATGAGACCTTCCACCTGAGCGATCTGCCCTCTTACACCACCAACGGTACCGTGCATGTTGTCGTCAACAACCAG ATTGGCTTCACCACGGACCCCCGGATGGCCCGCTCCTCCCCGTACCCCACCGACGTGGCCCGCGTGGTCAATGCACCCATCTTCCATGTGAACGCAGACGACCCAGAGGCTGTGATATATGTGTGCAGCGTGGCAGCCGAGTGGAGGAACACCTTCAATAAAGACGTCGTGGTAGACCTG ATCCACAGACAGGTGCCCGTGCTGAAGAAGTACGCGGACAAGCTCATCGCTGAGGGCACGGTCACCCTGCAGGAGTTTGAG GAAGAAATCGCCAAATATGATCGGATCTGTGAGGAGGCGTATGGCAAGTCCAAGGATAAAAAAATCCTGCACATAAAGCACTGGCTTGACTCTCCCTGGCCTG GCTTCTTCAACATGGATGGGGAGCCCAAGAGCATGACGTGCCCAGCCACAGGTGTTCCTGAGGACACGCTGACCCACATTGGTGAAGTGGCCAGCTCTGTGCCCCTGGAGGACTTTAAGATCCACGTGG gcctcTCTCGAATCCTGCGGGGCCGTGCAGACATGACCAGGAAGAGGACGGTGGACTGGGCGCTGGCAGAGTACATGGCCTTCGGCTCCCTGCTCAAGGAGGGCATCCACGTGCGGCTCAGTGGGCAGGACGTGGAGAGGGGCACGTTCAG CCACCGGCACCACGTTCTCCACGATCAGGACATCGACCGGAGGACGTGTGTCCCGATGAACCACCTGTGGCCTGACCAGGCCCCCTACACCGTGTGCAACAGCTCCCTCTCGGAGTACGGAGTCCTGG GTTTCGAGCTGGGCTACGCCATGGCCAGCCCCAATGCCTTGGTCCTCTGGGAGGCTCAGTTTGGTGACTTCCACAACACGGCCCAGTGCATCATCGACCAGTTCATCAGCACGGGTCAGGCCAAGTGGGTGCGACACAATGGCATCGTGCTGCTGCTGCCCCATGGCATGGAGGGCATG GGCCCAGAGCACTCTTCAGCCAGGCCTGAGAGGTTCCTGCAGATGAGCAATGACGACTCAGATGCCTACCCT GCATTCACCCAGGACTTTGAGGTGAGACAGCTCTACGACTGCAACTGGATCGTGGTTAACTGCTCCACGCCGGCCAGTTACTTCCACGTGCTGCGCCGGCAGATCCTGCTGCCCTTCCGCAAGCCG CTGATCATCTTCACACCCAAATCTCTGCTGAGGCACCCAGAGGCCAAGTCCAGCTTTGACCAGATGGTATCTG GAACCAGTTTCCAGCGGGTGATTCCTGAGGATGGGGCTGCGGCGCGGGCTCCTGGGCAGGTGCGGCGGCTCATCTTCTGCACGGGCAAGGTGTTCTATGACCTGGTGAAGGAGCGGAGCAGCCAGGGCCTGGACGAGCTTGTGGCCATCACACGCCTGGAGCAG ATCTCTCCGTTTCCTTTCGACCTGATCAAGCGAGAGGCAGAGAAGTACCCGGGCGTGGAGCTGGTGTGGTGTCAGGAGGAGCACAAGAACATGGGCTACTACGACTACATCAGCCCCCGCTTCATGACCGTCCTGGGCCGGGCGCGGCCCGTATG gtATGTTGGCCGAGACCCAGCGGCTGCACCAGCCACGGGGAACAGGAACACTCATCTGGTGTCTCTGAAGAAGTTTCTGGATACTGCCTTCAATCTCCAGGCCTTTGAAGGCAAAACATTTTAG
- the OGDHL gene encoding 2-oxoglutarate dehydrogenase-like, mitochondrial isoform X2, whose translation MSQLRLLPSRLGTQASRLLAPHGVQRFSWCSRSSGPLAPFASSRAGGGSSYMEEMYFAWLENPQSVHKSWDSFFRKASEEASYSLAQPQPLSVVSEKRLAASSRTKTSKLVEDHLAVQSLIRAYQIRGHHVAQLDPLGILDADLDSFVPSDLITTVDKLAFYDLQEADLDKEFQLPTTTFIGGSENTLSLREIIRRLESTYCQHIGLEFMFINDVEQCQWIRQKFESPGVMQFSSEEKRTLLARLVRSMRFEDFLARKWSSEKRFGLEGCEVMIPALKTIIDKSSEMGIENVILGMPHRGRLNVLANVIRKDLEQIFCQFDPKLEAADEGSGDVKYHLGMYHERINRVTNRNITLSLVANPSHLEAVDPVVQGKTKAEQFYRGDAQGKKVMSILVHGDAAFAGQGVVYETFHLSDLPSYTTNGTVHVVVNNQIGFTTDPRMARSSPYPTDVARVVNAPIFHVNADDPEAVIYVCSVAAEWRNTFNKDVVVDLVCYRRRGHNEMDEPMFTQPLMYKQIHRQVPVLKKYADKLIAEGTVTLQEFEEEIAKYDRICEEAYGKSKDKKILHIKHWLDSPWPGFFNMDGEPKSMTCPATGVPEDTLTHIGEVASSVPLEDFKIHVGLSRILRGRADMTRKRTVDWALAEYMAFGSLLKEGIHVRLSGQDVERGTFSHRHHVLHDQDIDRRTCVPMNHLWPDQAPYTVCNSSLSEYGVLGFELGYAMASPNALVLWEAQFGDFHNTAQCIIDQFISTGQAKWVRHNGIVLLLPHGMEGMGPEHSSARPERFLQMSNDDSDAYPAFTQDFEVRQLYDCNWIVVNCSTPASYFHVLRRQILLPFRKPLIIFTPKSLLRHPEAKSSFDQMVSGTSFQRVIPEDGAAARAPGQVRRLIFCTGKVFYDLVKERSSQGLDELVAITRLEQISPFPFDLIKREAEKYPGVELVWCQEEHKNMGYYDYISPRFMTVLGRARPVWYKVCWPRPSGCTSHGEQEHSSGVSEEVSGYCLQSPGL comes from the exons ATGAGTCAGCTGAGGCTGCTGCCATCCCGGCTTGGGACACAGGCCTCAAGGCTCCTGGCCCCACATGGAGTCCAGAGGTTCAGCTGGTGCAGCAGGTCATCTGGGCCACTAGCTCCCTTCGCAAGCAGCAGAGCTGGAGGTGGTTCCAGTTATATGGAGGAGATGTACTTCGCCTGGTTGGAAAACCCCCAGAGTGTTCACAAG TCCTGGGACAGCTTCTTCCGGAAAGCCAGTGAGGAAGCCTCTTACAGCCTGGCTCAGCCCCAGCCCCTTTCTGTCGTCTCTGAAAAGAGACTGGCAGCATCCAGCCGGACCAAGACTAGTAAACTGGTGGAAGACCACCTGGCTGTGCAGTCCCTGATCCGGGCCTACCAG ATCCGGGGCCACCATGTGGCCCAGCTGGACCCCCTGGGCATCCTGGATGCGGACCTGGACTCCTTCGTGCCCTCAGACTTAATCACCACCGTCGATAAACTCG CCTTCTACGACCTGCAGGAGGCTGATCTGGATAAGGAGTTCCAGCTGCCCACAACCACTTTTATTGGAGGCTCCGAAAACACCCTTTCTCTGCGGGAGATCATAAGGCGCCTGGAG AGCACATACTGCCAGCACATTGGTCTGGAGTTCATGTTCATCAACGATGTTGAGCAGTGCCAGTGGATCCGGCAGAAGTTCGAGAGCCCGGGCGTGATGCAGTTCTCCAGCGAGGAGAAGCGGACCCTGCTAGCCCGGCTAGTGCGCTCCATGAG GTTTGAAGACTTCCTGGCCAGGAAGTGGTCTTCAGAGAAGCGGTTTGGCCTGGAGGGCTGTGAGGTCATGATCCCGGCCCTGAAGACTATCATCGACAAATCCAGTGAGATGGGGATCGAGAACGTCATCCTGGGGATGCCCCACAG GGGCAGGCTGAATGTGCTGGCCAACGTTATTCGCAAGGACCTGGAGCAGATCTTCTGCCAGTTTGATCCCAAGCTGGAGGCGGCGGATGAG GGTTCCGGAGATGTCAAATATCACCTCGGCATGTACCACGAGCGGATCAATCGTGTCACGAACAGGAATATCACTCTGTCGCTCGTGGCCAACCCCTCCCACCTGGAAGCTGTGGACCCCGTGGTGCAGGGGAAGACGAAGGCGGAGCAGTTCTACCGCGGGGACGCCCAGGGCAAGAAG GTCATGTCCATCCTGGTCCACGGGGATGCCGCCTTTGCTGGCCAGGGCGTGGTCTATGAGACCTTCCACCTGAGCGATCTGCCCTCTTACACCACCAACGGTACCGTGCATGTTGTCGTCAACAACCAG ATTGGCTTCACCACGGACCCCCGGATGGCCCGCTCCTCCCCGTACCCCACCGACGTGGCCCGCGTGGTCAATGCACCCATCTTCCATGTGAACGCAGACGACCCAGAGGCTGTGATATATGTGTGCAGCGTGGCAGCCGAGTGGAGGAACACCTTCAATAAAGACGTCGTGGTAGACCTG GTCTGTTACCGCCGGCGTGGCCACAACGAGATGGACGAGCCCATGTTCACGCAGCCTCTCATGTACAAGCAGATCCACAGACAGGTGCCCGTGCTGAAGAAGTACGCGGACAAGCTCATCGCTGAGGGCACGGTCACCCTGCAGGAGTTTGAG GAAGAAATCGCCAAATATGATCGGATCTGTGAGGAGGCGTATGGCAAGTCCAAGGATAAAAAAATCCTGCACATAAAGCACTGGCTTGACTCTCCCTGGCCTG GCTTCTTCAACATGGATGGGGAGCCCAAGAGCATGACGTGCCCAGCCACAGGTGTTCCTGAGGACACGCTGACCCACATTGGTGAAGTGGCCAGCTCTGTGCCCCTGGAGGACTTTAAGATCCACGTGG gcctcTCTCGAATCCTGCGGGGCCGTGCAGACATGACCAGGAAGAGGACGGTGGACTGGGCGCTGGCAGAGTACATGGCCTTCGGCTCCCTGCTCAAGGAGGGCATCCACGTGCGGCTCAGTGGGCAGGACGTGGAGAGGGGCACGTTCAG CCACCGGCACCACGTTCTCCACGATCAGGACATCGACCGGAGGACGTGTGTCCCGATGAACCACCTGTGGCCTGACCAGGCCCCCTACACCGTGTGCAACAGCTCCCTCTCGGAGTACGGAGTCCTGG GTTTCGAGCTGGGCTACGCCATGGCCAGCCCCAATGCCTTGGTCCTCTGGGAGGCTCAGTTTGGTGACTTCCACAACACGGCCCAGTGCATCATCGACCAGTTCATCAGCACGGGTCAGGCCAAGTGGGTGCGACACAATGGCATCGTGCTGCTGCTGCCCCATGGCATGGAGGGCATG GGCCCAGAGCACTCTTCAGCCAGGCCTGAGAGGTTCCTGCAGATGAGCAATGACGACTCAGATGCCTACCCT GCATTCACCCAGGACTTTGAGGTGAGACAGCTCTACGACTGCAACTGGATCGTGGTTAACTGCTCCACGCCGGCCAGTTACTTCCACGTGCTGCGCCGGCAGATCCTGCTGCCCTTCCGCAAGCCG CTGATCATCTTCACACCCAAATCTCTGCTGAGGCACCCAGAGGCCAAGTCCAGCTTTGACCAGATGGTATCTG GAACCAGTTTCCAGCGGGTGATTCCTGAGGATGGGGCTGCGGCGCGGGCTCCTGGGCAGGTGCGGCGGCTCATCTTCTGCACGGGCAAGGTGTTCTATGACCTGGTGAAGGAGCGGAGCAGCCAGGGCCTGGACGAGCTTGTGGCCATCACACGCCTGGAGCAG ATCTCTCCGTTTCCTTTCGACCTGATCAAGCGAGAGGCAGAGAAGTACCCGGGCGTGGAGCTGGTGTGGTGTCAGGAGGAGCACAAGAACATGGGCTACTACGACTACATCAGCCCCCGCTTCATGACCGTCCTGGGCCGGGCGCGGCCCGTATGGTACAAG gtATGTTGGCCGAGACCCAGCGGCTGCACCAGCCACGGGGAACAGGAACACTCATCTGGTGTCTCTGAAGAAGTTTCTGGATACTGCCTTCAATCTCCAGGCCTTTGA